In Desulfofundulus kuznetsovii DSM 6115, the following are encoded in one genomic region:
- a CDS encoding nucleoside recognition domain-containing protein, with product MHWVWDTAWRAVEVWARALPYTVLGVLLANLALELGLFQRLHPLFTPLLRRIGFTSDAGIALLVAFGSPPTAVAMLAGLYQEGRISRRETLLTAIGTWFPQTVYESVVYLAPVAIPFLGSVGLAYTAFFLANGLLVSGVAFIAAAFLLRPGSADSAPIPVTNRERPLREVFGRCLKRTVYVLRRMVLLALPVSIAAMLLVNAGWFKEMLGSLDNVPLPPAALTAIPVCLANPVAAYAMLGDLLQQGVLNPQLTLLTLMLANFVTSLRYILAHRLPYYVGLFGGRLGLEITSVGALLRLGWTGVFIVLLFIW from the coding sequence GTGCATTGGGTTTGGGATACCGCCTGGCGGGCGGTAGAGGTCTGGGCCCGGGCGCTGCCCTATACCGTTCTGGGAGTGCTGCTCGCGAACCTGGCGCTGGAACTGGGCCTCTTCCAGCGCCTGCACCCGCTCTTCACTCCTTTGCTGCGGCGTATCGGGTTTACCAGCGATGCCGGAATCGCCCTCTTGGTTGCATTCGGTTCGCCCCCTACGGCGGTCGCCATGCTGGCCGGCTTGTACCAGGAAGGGCGAATAAGCCGCCGCGAAACGCTCCTGACTGCTATAGGTACCTGGTTTCCCCAAACGGTATACGAAAGCGTTGTCTATCTGGCACCCGTAGCCATACCCTTTCTCGGATCGGTAGGGCTTGCCTATACCGCTTTTTTCCTAGCCAACGGCCTGTTGGTAAGCGGGGTAGCCTTCATTGCGGCGGCTTTCTTACTTCGTCCCGGTTCCGCTGATTCCGCGCCAATCCCGGTAACGAACCGGGAAAGACCGTTGCGGGAGGTATTCGGGCGCTGTTTAAAGCGCACAGTCTATGTTCTCCGGCGGATGGTTTTATTGGCCCTCCCCGTGAGTATTGCCGCTATGTTGCTGGTAAACGCCGGGTGGTTCAAGGAAATGCTGGGTTCGCTTGATAACGTGCCCCTGCCGCCCGCGGCGCTGACTGCTATACCGGTATGCCTTGCCAACCCGGTGGCTGCTTACGCAATGCTGGGAGATTTACTGCAGCAGGGGGTATTAAACCCGCAATTGACGCTCCTGACGTTGATGCTGGCCAATTTCGTCACGAGCCTGCGGTATATCCTGGCCCACCGCCTGCCGTATTATGTCGGCTTATTCGGAGGCCGGCTGGGTTTGGAGATTACTTCCGTGGGGGCGCTACTACGCCTAGGCTGGACGGGTGTTTTTATTGTGCTGTTATTTATCTGGTGA
- the nikC gene encoding nickel transporter permease, translating to MHETVTVFRTAFPLARLLQGIGRDRASFAGGVVVILLVLVALLAPWLAPHDPVKQNLAHALAPPGGEYPLGTDDMGRCLLSRVLYGTRISLAVGLLVGGLSAVAGTLIGLIAGYYGGFLDEVLMRLTDVLMGLPNLVFILAVVGVLGPGLGNTILALVALGWLHFARVVRGSVLSLKESEFVLAARALGFSGPRIMVRHILPNVLGPVVVLATFDIPHTILAVAGLSFLGLGVQPPTPEWGAMLNAARPYMRTYPLLMITPGLMIFLTVLAFNLVGNGLRDALDPRRSRILDGVGG from the coding sequence ATGCACGAGACGGTTACTGTCTTCCGCACGGCTTTCCCCCTGGCGAGACTGCTTCAGGGTATCGGCCGGGATCGGGCGTCTTTCGCGGGCGGGGTAGTGGTTATTCTGCTGGTGCTGGTAGCGTTGTTGGCGCCGTGGTTGGCGCCCCACGACCCGGTGAAGCAGAACCTGGCCCACGCGCTGGCCCCGCCCGGCGGCGAATATCCCCTGGGAACGGACGACATGGGGCGCTGTTTGCTGAGCCGGGTACTGTACGGCACCCGCATCTCCCTCGCCGTGGGCCTCCTGGTTGGGGGGCTGTCGGCGGTCGCGGGGACGCTCATCGGTCTGATTGCGGGTTATTACGGCGGCTTTTTGGACGAGGTCCTGATGCGCCTTACCGATGTGTTGATGGGTCTTCCCAACCTTGTCTTTATTCTGGCGGTGGTGGGTGTTTTAGGACCGGGGCTGGGAAACACTATCCTGGCGCTGGTGGCCTTGGGGTGGCTGCACTTCGCCCGCGTGGTACGCGGCAGCGTCTTATCGCTCAAAGAGAGCGAGTTCGTCCTGGCGGCCCGCGCCCTGGGTTTCAGCGGCCCGCGGATCATGGTCCGGCATATCCTGCCGAACGTGCTCGGTCCGGTTGTGGTTTTGGCGACGTTTGACATTCCGCACACCATCCTGGCGGTGGCCGGGCTGAGTTTTCTGGGGCTTGGCGTGCAGCCGCCAACGCCGGAATGGGGGGCGATGCTTAACGCGGCGCGACCATACATGCGAACCTATCCGTTGCTGATGATCACCCCCGGGCTGATGATCTTCTTGACGGTGCTGGCCTTTAACCTGGTGGGAAACGGCCTGCGCGACGCCCTTGACCCGCGGCGGAGCCGGATTCTTGACGGAGTGGGAGGTTAA
- the nikB gene encoding nickel ABC transporter permease produces the protein MLSYLVRRIVLLVFVLFGVSIITFALMHVVPGDHARLVAIYRWGYDDFSSQELSMVRREIGADMPVWRQYAWWLGHVARGDLGYSFVTKRPVTAEILARVPATLELAAAGFLLTVLIAVPLGIACARRPSSWFDNLVMIGSLVGVAMPNFWLGLLLILIFSLTLNLLPVAGGGGPAHLILPAVTLGVGMAAVSTRIVRASLLEVLEQDYITMARIKGLGEGAVLWRHALRNALIPVVTVLGLQFNHLIGGTVIVENIFGRPGVGQLIVEAIESRDLPVLQGGVLFLAFCFALVNLLIDLSYAFLDPRIRYGGSDG, from the coding sequence ATGCTTTCTTACCTTGTGCGGCGCATCGTGCTGCTTGTTTTTGTCCTTTTTGGGGTTTCGATAATCACTTTCGCCCTGATGCATGTGGTTCCCGGCGATCATGCGCGGCTGGTGGCGATATATCGCTGGGGTTACGATGACTTTTCTTCCCAAGAATTAAGTATGGTACGGAGGGAAATCGGCGCCGATATGCCCGTCTGGCGCCAGTATGCCTGGTGGCTCGGCCATGTCGCGCGGGGCGACCTGGGGTATTCGTTCGTCACCAAACGGCCGGTGACGGCGGAGATCCTCGCCCGCGTCCCGGCCACGCTGGAGCTGGCGGCGGCTGGATTCCTCCTCACGGTGCTGATCGCGGTACCGCTGGGCATCGCCTGCGCCCGACGTCCTTCTTCCTGGTTCGACAATCTGGTGATGATAGGTTCCCTTGTTGGGGTGGCCATGCCCAATTTCTGGTTGGGGCTGCTGCTGATCCTGATCTTTTCCCTAACACTGAACCTGCTGCCGGTGGCGGGCGGGGGCGGTCCGGCCCATCTCATCCTGCCCGCCGTCACCCTCGGCGTCGGAATGGCCGCCGTCAGCACGCGCATCGTGCGGGCGAGCCTTCTGGAGGTGCTGGAGCAGGACTACATTACCATGGCGCGGATCAAGGGCCTGGGCGAGGGGGCGGTGCTCTGGCGCCACGCCCTGCGCAACGCCTTGATCCCGGTGGTAACCGTCCTGGGCCTGCAGTTCAACCACCTGATCGGCGGCACGGTCATCGTGGAGAACATTTTCGGCCGCCCCGGGGTGGGACAGTTGATCGTCGAGGCCATCGAGTCCCGCGATCTTCCCGTCTTGCAGGGAGGAGTCCTTTTTCTGGCCTTCTGTTTCGCGCTTGTTAACCTGCTGATCGATCTTTCCTATGCATTTCTTGATCCGCGCATCCGGTACGGAGGGAGCGACGGATAA
- a CDS encoding ABC transporter substrate-binding protein produces MLVVILGGLILAGCGKQEPGTTTGNQAGKNADRILVIGSRDPIRTLDDGFLLVEKTHIAETLLRMSEDYRLEPLLAAGWKQVDANTWEFTLRDGVKFHDGSALTAAAVVQALERALGNNPRSKDLTKIASLNAADEKTLRVVTAKPNMLLPEALAGADFCVLSPASYNDRGELVRPIGTGPFRFASWDQATGQVTVERNPDYWGPAAGLDKMVFRPIPDANTRALALEKGEIDFTFDLPYGEIARLQKVPGVRVELYSEPRIYRLEMNMSRAPFSDFKVREALNYAIDRAGIVKSVLHGCGDATIGPFMHDTPWCNRDVEYMYRYDPEKARSLFDEAGWVDKDGDGIREKNGRPFAITIMTWASRPGMPPMAEALQAQFREVGIKAQVQILEYGAIYDRVKQGDWDMVLASFQTSDPHRYLASVYGSKGSQNVAKYKNKLVDSLIDEAAATADPDKRYGIYREIQTIVTKDTPVINIACYRMAVGMRDYVKGFKFNPNAHDLHTNPEITVEKRP; encoded by the coding sequence TTGTTAGTAGTCATCTTAGGTGGGCTTATCCTTGCCGGATGCGGTAAGCAAGAGCCCGGGACGACAACGGGAAATCAAGCGGGAAAGAATGCGGACCGGATCCTGGTGATCGGCAGCCGCGATCCCATTCGTACGCTGGATGATGGCTTCCTGCTTGTGGAAAAGACCCATATTGCCGAAACGCTCCTGAGAATGAGTGAAGACTACCGGCTTGAACCCCTGCTGGCCGCGGGTTGGAAACAGGTTGACGCCAACACCTGGGAGTTTACCCTACGTGACGGCGTCAAGTTTCACGACGGCAGCGCCCTGACCGCCGCCGCCGTCGTCCAGGCGCTGGAGCGAGCGCTCGGAAACAACCCGCGCTCAAAAGACCTTACCAAGATCGCCTCGCTTAACGCGGCAGACGAAAAGACGCTCCGGGTGGTTACGGCCAAGCCCAACATGTTGCTGCCGGAGGCACTGGCCGGCGCCGACTTTTGTGTCTTAAGTCCGGCTAGTTATAACGATAGGGGCGAGCTCGTCAGGCCTATCGGTACCGGTCCGTTCAGGTTTGCCTCCTGGGACCAGGCGACCGGCCAGGTTACCGTGGAAAGGAACCCGGATTACTGGGGCCCGGCCGCGGGGTTGGATAAGATGGTTTTCCGGCCCATCCCCGACGCGAACACGCGCGCCCTGGCCCTGGAGAAGGGTGAGATCGACTTTACTTTTGACCTGCCGTACGGGGAGATAGCAAGACTGCAGAAGGTGCCGGGGGTCAGGGTCGAGCTTTATTCCGAGCCGCGCATTTACCGGTTGGAGATGAATATGAGCCGGGCGCCGTTCAGCGACTTTAAGGTGCGCGAGGCTTTGAATTACGCCATCGACCGGGCCGGGATCGTGAAGAGTGTTTTGCACGGGTGCGGCGACGCGACCATCGGCCCGTTCATGCATGATACTCCCTGGTGTAACCGGGACGTTGAGTATATGTATCGGTACGATCCGGAAAAGGCCCGCTCATTGTTCGACGAGGCCGGATGGGTGGATAAAGACGGCGACGGCATCCGGGAGAAAAACGGCAGGCCCTTTGCGATCACTATTATGACCTGGGCTTCGCGGCCCGGCATGCCCCCGATGGCGGAGGCTTTGCAGGCCCAGTTCAGGGAGGTAGGGATCAAGGCGCAGGTCCAGATCCTGGAATACGGGGCTATTTACGACCGCGTAAAACAGGGAGATTGGGACATGGTTCTGGCCTCCTTTCAGACGAGCGACCCGCACAGGTATCTGGCCAGCGTCTACGGCAGTAAGGGAAGCCAGAACGTGGCCAAGTATAAAAACAAACTGGTTGACAGCCTGATTGACGAGGCAGCCGCGACCGCCGATCCGGACAAGCGGTACGGTATCTACCGGGAGATTCAGACGATCGTTACCAAAGACACACCGGTGATTAACATCGCCTGCTACAGGATGGCGGTGGGCATGCGCGATTACGTCAAGGGGTTCAAATTCAACCCGAACGCTCATGATCTGCATACCAACCCGGAAATCACGGTGGAAAAGCGACCGTAA
- a CDS encoding DUF4198 domain-containing protein, with amino-acid sequence MAPHNIWIECPYRARPGEELTARIRFGHDFVVQGKADPSRTKTWLISPAGNRIPLAVEVGEADLTAVFRPPETGVYTLLAEYDGKVWSIGSDGRHLRGPRADHPGVTIVKAVYYYQYAKALVAVERDGPWPGPSGAEFEIVPRPPAEERLEVAVLYEGRPVGEVKVQAFRSGNPLPHSTSTDAEGVVSFPFRDGKWMILASYSDPRKGAPGWYDERVLTAVFTFTTI; translated from the coding sequence ATGGCGCCGCACAACATCTGGATCGAGTGCCCGTACCGGGCGCGTCCCGGAGAGGAGTTAACCGCCCGCATCAGGTTCGGCCACGATTTTGTCGTGCAGGGGAAAGCGGACCCGTCACGCACCAAGACGTGGTTGATTTCCCCGGCGGGCAACAGAATCCCGCTGGCCGTGGAGGTCGGGGAGGCGGACCTGACTGCCGTTTTTAGGCCTCCCGAAACCGGCGTGTACACTCTTCTGGCCGAGTATGACGGGAAGGTCTGGAGTATCGGTTCGGACGGCCGCCACCTGCGCGGTCCCCGCGCCGACCATCCGGGCGTAACGATCGTGAAAGCGGTCTACTATTACCAGTACGCCAAGGCTTTGGTCGCCGTGGAACGGGACGGCCCCTGGCCGGGGCCGTCGGGCGCGGAGTTTGAGATCGTGCCACGGCCTCCCGCGGAGGAGCGGCTGGAGGTAGCGGTTCTCTACGAGGGCCGGCCTGTAGGAGAGGTAAAAGTACAGGCTTTCCGTTCCGGCAACCCGTTACCTCATTCCACCAGCACGGACGCAGAGGGGGTGGTAAGCTTTCCGTTCAGGGACGGGAAATGGATGATCCTGGCCAGTTATAGCGACCCGCGAAAGGGGGCCCCCGGCTGGTACGACGAGCGCGTGCTGACCGCTGTTTTCACCTTCACGACGATTTAA
- a CDS encoding class I SAM-dependent methyltransferase has product MNDLRETMRARWNAKGHHYDHADAHGTKSPSEKERWRNILARLGPGPLDVLDIGTGTGFVALILAELGHRVTGLDWSVTMLDQARVKVREAGLKITFVEGEIEALPFAAASFDALAARHVLWTLAEPERAIAEWYRVLRPGGRALADFSPRRPGEKGHHYPPEIEERLPLNRDVRPEEVAALFVNAGFAGVDVEPLPRDPGSDRVTYLISGFRPREV; this is encoded by the coding sequence ATGAACGACTTACGGGAGACGATGCGGGCGCGATGGAACGCCAAGGGCCATCATTACGATCATGCTGACGCTCACGGAACAAAAAGCCCCTCTGAGAAGGAACGTTGGCGGAACATCCTAGCACGGTTGGGACCCGGTCCGCTGGATGTGCTGGATATCGGAACGGGCACAGGGTTCGTGGCGTTGATCTTGGCCGAGTTGGGACACCGCGTAACGGGCCTCGACTGGTCGGTAACCATGCTCGACCAAGCTAGAGTGAAGGTCCGGGAGGCAGGTCTGAAGATTACTTTCGTCGAGGGAGAAATAGAGGCGCTTCCCTTTGCGGCTGCGTCTTTTGACGCCCTGGCGGCGCGGCACGTGCTTTGGACGCTGGCAGAACCGGAGCGGGCCATTGCCGAGTGGTACCGGGTGTTAAGGCCGGGTGGGCGGGCGCTTGCTGACTTCTCTCCCCGCCGGCCGGGGGAGAAGGGCCATCATTACCCTCCGGAAATTGAAGAGAGGCTGCCACTGAACAGGGATGTCAGACCGGAGGAAGTGGCCGCACTTTTTGTAAACGCCGGCTTTGCCGGTGTGGATGTCGAGCCTCTTCCGCGTGATCCCGGCAGCGATAGAGTTACCTATCTCATCAGCGGGTTCAGGCCTCGGGAGGTGTAA
- a CDS encoding MFS transporter: MSDQQYANRWRILTAVLLGSIMGPIDASVVYIAIPVIARDFGADPATIGWVSMAYLLVLGSLILAFGRMGDIFGFKRVFLAGLLTFVLTSALCGLAPTLGTLILLRALQAGGAGMMMAMAPAIITAVFPPQERGRALGMNGMVIALGLAMGPSLGGLLVDTLGWRAIFFINVPIGIAAYLWCRHLLPEFRSEKRQRFDWPGAVLAFCGLGALLLSVSRGEAYNWSWPILVLGLAALSLLSWFVVVEKRSPEPMLDLKLFHIRAFAAGNLAALLNFMTQYIIVFLTPFLLQQAMGLSAGRAGATMTAFPLTVLVVAPLAGALSDKIGQRGLAFTGSLICTVAALLLAGLGQHSGTGDVAWRLGLFGLGTGLFQSPNNSAVMGSVPRFRLGIAGGVLAATRNVGMVLGIALGGAILTARQAAYLHLEPIGAFLAALREAYLAAALVSLVATVACLWTTLPRQES, from the coding sequence ATGAGTGATCAGCAGTACGCCAACAGGTGGCGCATCCTGACCGCGGTCCTGCTCGGCTCCATCATGGGTCCCATCGATGCCAGTGTGGTCTACATAGCCATACCGGTCATCGCCCGGGATTTCGGTGCAGACCCGGCCACCATTGGCTGGGTGTCCATGGCCTATCTGCTGGTACTGGGCAGCTTGATACTCGCCTTTGGCCGGATGGGAGACATATTCGGCTTCAAGAGGGTCTTTTTAGCCGGGCTTTTGACCTTCGTCCTCACCTCCGCCCTCTGCGGGCTTGCCCCCACCCTGGGTACCCTGATCCTGCTGCGGGCTTTGCAGGCCGGCGGAGCAGGCATGATGATGGCCATGGCTCCCGCCATCATCACCGCCGTCTTCCCACCCCAGGAGCGGGGCCGGGCTCTGGGCATGAACGGAATGGTCATAGCCCTCGGCCTGGCTATGGGGCCCAGCCTGGGAGGTCTTCTGGTGGATACTCTGGGATGGCGGGCCATCTTTTTTATCAACGTGCCCATCGGCATTGCCGCTTACCTGTGGTGCCGGCACCTTCTCCCCGAGTTCCGCAGCGAAAAGCGCCAGCGCTTTGACTGGCCGGGAGCGGTGCTGGCCTTCTGCGGCCTCGGCGCCCTGCTTCTATCCGTCAGCCGTGGCGAGGCCTACAACTGGTCCTGGCCCATCCTGGTGCTCGGTCTTGCAGCTCTCTCTTTACTGAGCTGGTTTGTCGTGGTGGAGAAGCGCTCTCCCGAACCCATGCTGGACCTCAAGCTCTTTCACATCCGCGCCTTTGCGGCCGGCAACCTGGCTGCCCTTCTAAACTTCATGACCCAGTACATCATTGTTTTCCTGACCCCTTTTCTCCTGCAGCAGGCGATGGGACTTTCCGCTGGCCGGGCAGGAGCAACCATGACCGCCTTTCCCCTGACGGTGCTGGTAGTAGCTCCCCTGGCCGGTGCGCTGTCGGACAAGATCGGGCAGCGAGGACTGGCCTTCACGGGCTCGCTTATCTGTACCGTCGCTGCTCTACTCCTGGCTGGACTGGGGCAGCATTCCGGCACCGGCGATGTGGCCTGGCGTCTCGGCCTCTTCGGCCTGGGCACGGGGCTATTTCAGTCCCCTAACAACAGCGCCGTAATGGGCTCCGTGCCCCGCTTCCGACTGGGCATTGCCGGGGGAGTGCTGGCCGCTACCCGGAACGTGGGAATGGTGCTGGGTATTGCGCTGGGCGGCGCGATACTGACGGCCCGGCAGGCCGCTTACCTGCATCTGGAACCAATAGGAGCCTTCCTGGCCGCCCTGAGAGAAGCCTACCTGGCAGCAGCGCTGGTTTCGCTGGTGGCCACCGTAGCCTGCCTCTGGACCACACTGCCTCGCCAGGAATCGTAG
- a CDS encoding type II toxin-antitoxin system RelE/ParE family toxin, with product MLQNEFGFSLADRYIHRIWESSEKLWELRTKFARYDERTLFFSVLGDKFLLTNCFRKTSNKVPRSEIRKAENILRRFLQTRQEGK from the coding sequence ATGTTACAGAACGAATTTGGATTTAGTTTGGCGGACAGGTATATCCACCGTATCTGGGAAAGCTCGGAAAAATTATGGGAACTGCGGACGAAATTTGCCCGGTACGATGAGAGAACCCTGTTCTTTTCAGTTCTGGGCGATAAGTTTCTCTTAACAAATTGCTTCCGCAAAACATCGAACAAGGTACCGCGGTCGGAAATCCGCAAAGCTGAAAATATCCTCCGCAGATTTCTACAAACACGACAGGAGGGAAAATGA
- a CDS encoding helix-turn-helix domain-containing protein encodes MAEFVTMDEIAKRLENKPQIIKEMLEDEPRYQIARAIIAERTRRGWNQGTLARKARLTQAQVSRLERGRIGNFATVAKALDALDLKLEIKPKRQAN; translated from the coding sequence ATGGCTGAATTTGTAACCATGGACGAAATTGCTAAACGCCTTGAAAATAAGCCACAAATCATAAAGGAAATGCTTGAAGACGAACCGCGCTACCAGATTGCCAGGGCAATCATAGCCGAGCGAACCCGGCGCGGCTGGAATCAGGGAACACTTGCGCGGAAAGCCCGTCTAACCCAGGCTCAGGTCTCCCGGTTGGAAAGAGGTCGCATTGGAAATTTTGCCACTGTCGCGAAAGCTCTCGATGCCTTAGATCTCAAACTGGAGATTAAGCCAAAACGACAAGCAAATTGA
- a CDS encoding DUF554 domain-containing protein, whose protein sequence is MVGTLINAAAICAGALLGTLLKKGIPQRVGDTVIQGLGLAVILIGAQMALQTRNPLIVIGSLALGGVVGAGLDIEGRLESLGKRIEARFGRPGESGMAYAFVTASLIFCVGAMAVMGAIEDGLTGNPKTLIAKAMLDGIAATIFASTMGIGVLFSAVPVLIYQGSITLAARFVGAGLSPWVVAELTATGGLLIVAIGLNLIKAARIKVGNLLPAIFIAAIITAVIEMTRQY, encoded by the coding sequence TTGGTTGGCACATTAATTAACGCGGCAGCTATTTGTGCAGGTGCGTTGCTTGGTACCTTACTTAAAAAAGGCATACCGCAGAGAGTGGGTGATACGGTCATACAGGGGCTCGGGCTGGCCGTTATCCTGATCGGTGCCCAGATGGCCCTGCAAACCAGGAACCCGCTTATTGTCATTGGCAGCCTTGCGCTGGGCGGCGTGGTGGGAGCCGGTTTGGACATTGAGGGCAGGCTGGAGTCCCTGGGGAAACGCATCGAGGCCAGATTTGGCCGCCCCGGGGAGAGCGGCATGGCTTATGCCTTTGTTACCGCCAGCCTGATTTTTTGCGTTGGTGCTATGGCCGTAATGGGTGCCATCGAGGACGGGCTGACCGGTAACCCCAAAACCCTGATCGCCAAGGCCATGCTGGATGGTATCGCCGCCACTATTTTTGCCTCCACTATGGGCATCGGGGTGCTTTTTTCCGCTGTTCCGGTGCTTATTTACCAGGGCAGCATTACCCTTGCCGCACGATTCGTAGGTGCAGGCTTAAGCCCCTGGGTGGTGGCGGAGCTTACCGCCACCGGTGGCCTCCTCATTGTGGCCATTGGGTTGAATTTGATCAAGGCTGCCCGGATTAAAGTGGGAAACCTTTTACCCGCCATTTTTATTGCGGCCATTATCACAGCCGTTATTGAAATGACAAGGCAGTACTAA
- a CDS encoding glutaredoxin family protein, whose protein sequence is MTAEPVTVYTTPTUPHCRTVKEFLSQKGIKFTEKNVAEDELARSEMVRKTGRLAVPTITVGERVVVGFNRGELERLLH, encoded by the coding sequence GTGACTGCGGAACCCGTAACGGTGTATACCACCCCCACCTGACCTCACTGTCGCACGGTGAAAGAGTTTCTTTCCCAAAAAGGCATTAAATTTACCGAGAAGAATGTGGCCGAGGACGAACTGGCCCGCAGTGAAATGGTGCGTAAAACCGGACGCCTGGCCGTGCCCACCATTACCGTGGGAGAACGGGTAGTGGTAGGGTTTAACCGGGGTGAACTGGAAAGGTTGTTGCATTAA
- the trxA gene encoding thioredoxin, translating into MALELNESNFDSEVLQSSLPVLVDFWAPWCGPCRSMAPIIDELAAEFAGRVKVAKVNVDQNRALAGRYGVMSIPTLIMFKAGQVVGQMVGYTPKGVLAKRLESLL; encoded by the coding sequence ATGGCCCTGGAATTAAATGAAAGCAATTTTGACAGCGAAGTTTTACAATCCAGCCTGCCGGTACTGGTGGATTTCTGGGCGCCCTGGTGCGGTCCCTGCCGCAGTATGGCTCCCATTATTGATGAACTGGCCGCCGAATTTGCCGGCCGGGTAAAGGTGGCCAAGGTAAACGTGGATCAAAACCGGGCCCTGGCCGGCCGTTACGGTGTCATGAGCATTCCCACGTTAATTATGTTTAAGGCCGGACAGGTGGTGGGCCAGATGGTCGGCTATACTCCCAAGGGGGTCCTTGCTAAAAGGCTTGAAAGCCTGCTGTAG
- a CDS encoding FmdB family zinc ribbon protein: MPIYDFQCNSCGHKFTLLVGVDDRDKVACPQCQSREVRQLITGCAVRIKGGSCGGGQSSFGSAGG, from the coding sequence ATGCCTATCTACGATTTCCAGTGCAACAGCTGCGGCCACAAATTTACCCTGCTGGTGGGGGTTGATGACCGGGACAAGGTTGCCTGTCCCCAGTGCCAGAGCCGGGAGGTACGCCAGCTGATTACCGGCTGTGCCGTTCGCATAAAGGGCGGCAGTTGCGGCGGCGGGCAAAGCAGTTTTGGTTCGGCTGGTGGGTGA
- a CDS encoding 4Fe-4S binding protein, with amino-acid sequence MPAYVVRDLCAGCGACAHVCPYKAITVAAKLATVDPGLCRECEECIFICPNGAITAA; translated from the coding sequence ATGCCTGCCTATGTAGTAAGGGATCTTTGTGCCGGCTGCGGAGCGTGTGCTCACGTTTGTCCTTATAAAGCTATAACCGTTGCCGCCAAGCTGGCAACGGTCGACCCTGGGTTGTGCCGGGAATGTGAAGAATGTATTTTTATCTGTCCCAACGGAGCCATCACGGCTGCCTGA
- a CDS encoding helix-turn-helix domain-containing protein, with product MIVKGEKIRALREERGYTLQDLARRANLSLSYLSEIERGSKRPSLKTIEKLAAALNVSRAQLIEGDVTDRGLSLGDKIRIMRSEKNLSLQELADRAGISLSYLSEIERGTVYPALSTLKRIAEALEVPPTSIMGQEGSLGHKLKALREEYGLTQAQLANLAGVTAGLIGQIEQGKVQPSLKTLEKLSEVMGVSPCYFIMEPGAVDQMLSLMNPELRELLMHPNVQSVLSLVCNLTQKELQFVLNFIQLFKRSDLC from the coding sequence ATGATTGTCAAGGGGGAAAAAATCCGTGCCCTGCGGGAAGAGCGAGGATATACACTGCAGGACCTGGCCCGGCGGGCGAACCTTTCCCTATCATATTTGAGCGAAATAGAGCGGGGTTCCAAACGCCCTTCTTTGAAAACCATTGAGAAGCTGGCTGCCGCCCTGAACGTATCCAGAGCACAGCTCATTGAGGGAGATGTTACGGACAGAGGCCTCTCTTTGGGTGATAAAATTCGCATCATGCGCAGTGAAAAAAACCTTTCGCTTCAGGAACTGGCCGACCGGGCGGGTATTTCCCTGTCTTACTTAAGTGAAATTGAACGCGGTACCGTTTACCCTGCTTTAAGCACCTTAAAACGCATTGCCGAAGCACTGGAAGTACCCCCTACTTCCATTATGGGGCAGGAGGGTTCTCTGGGCCACAAGCTTAAGGCCCTCCGGGAAGAGTACGGGCTTACCCAGGCCCAACTGGCGAACCTGGCGGGGGTTACAGCCGGCCTAATCGGCCAGATTGAGCAGGGCAAAGTGCAGCCTTCTTTAAAGACGCTGGAAAAGCTGTCCGAGGTAATGGGTGTTTCCCCGTGCTACTTTATTATGGAGCCGGGTGCAGTGGATCAAATGCTCAGTTTAATGAACCCCGAGCTGCGCGAGTTGCTCATGCACCCCAATGTACAATCGGTGTTAAGCCTGGTCTGCAACCTCACCCAGAAGGAGTTGCAGTTTGTCTTGAATTTCATTCAACTCTTTAAGCGCTCTGATCTATGCTGA